From Rudanella lutea DSM 19387, a single genomic window includes:
- the hemH gene encoding ferrochelatase encodes MESPVLYPSVNKSKPRGKTGVLLVNLGTPDSPAVPDVRKYLREFLMDGRVIDIPALPRFLLVNGIIAPFRAPKSAKTYREVWTDNGSPLKYYGEVAERELQQRLGTDEYEVKLAMRYQSPSIPDGLAHFQRLGLTEIIVIPFFPQYASATTGSVYEKVMDIVSRWQIIPEIRFVNSFLDHPKFVEGFAQLGRKYMAERAYDHYLFSYHGLPERQIRKGDVTKQVCKLGSCCDSLTAMNQHCYRAQCFETTRLLVKALGIPEGKYTTCFQSRLGNDPWIKPYTEDVIKELPKKGIKSVLAFSPAFVADCLETTIEVGEEYKEVFEEEGGEHWQLVESLNDSPIWIDLLEDLVKSKAYR; translated from the coding sequence ATGGAATCACCCGTATTATACCCATCCGTCAACAAATCAAAACCACGGGGCAAAACCGGCGTTCTGCTGGTTAATCTGGGCACCCCCGACAGCCCGGCCGTCCCCGATGTGCGCAAGTACCTGCGTGAGTTTCTCATGGATGGTCGCGTTATTGATATTCCGGCCCTGCCCCGGTTCTTGCTGGTTAATGGGATTATTGCGCCGTTTCGCGCCCCCAAATCGGCCAAGACCTACCGCGAAGTCTGGACCGATAATGGCTCTCCGCTCAAATACTACGGCGAAGTAGCCGAGCGCGAACTACAACAGCGGCTCGGCACCGACGAATACGAGGTAAAACTGGCTATGCGCTACCAAAGCCCCAGTATTCCCGACGGGCTGGCGCATTTTCAACGGCTCGGTCTTACCGAGATCATCGTAATCCCGTTCTTTCCGCAGTATGCTTCGGCCACTACGGGCTCGGTGTACGAGAAGGTGATGGACATTGTGTCGCGGTGGCAGATCATCCCCGAAATTCGGTTCGTCAACAGCTTCCTCGACCACCCCAAGTTTGTGGAGGGGTTCGCGCAGCTGGGCCGCAAATACATGGCCGAGCGCGCGTACGACCACTACCTGTTTAGCTACCACGGCCTGCCCGAACGTCAGATCCGCAAGGGCGACGTGACCAAGCAGGTGTGCAAGCTGGGCTCCTGCTGCGACTCGCTCACGGCCATGAACCAGCATTGCTACCGGGCGCAGTGTTTCGAAACCACGCGCCTGCTGGTGAAAGCGCTGGGTATTCCCGAAGGCAAGTACACCACCTGTTTTCAGTCGCGGCTGGGCAACGATCCCTGGATCAAGCCCTACACCGAAGACGTCATCAAGGAACTCCCCAAGAAAGGCATCAAGAGTGTGTTGGCATTTTCGCCCGCTTTCGTGGCCGATTGTCTCGAAACAACCATCGAGGTGGGAGAGGAGTACAAAGAAGTTTTTGAAGAAGAAGGCGGTGAACACTGGCAATTAGTCGAAAGCCTGAACGATAGCCCTATCTGGATTGACCTGCTCGAAGATCTGGTAAAATCGAAAGCATACCGGTAA
- a CDS encoding hydrogen peroxide-inducible genes activator: protein MTLTQLEYIIAVDTFRHFATAAQHCHVTQPTLSMQIQKLEDELGVQLFDRSRQPVVPTEVGQVILLQAREVVQAARRIPEIVKESSDEISGELRLGIIPTLAPYLLPLFIGSFMNRFAGVSVQIQELTTEHIVEQLRKGLLDVGLAVTPLHEMGLTEKPLFEEPFVGYVADSHLLARQRELSGADLQADGLWLLTEGHCFRDQVVNLCGADLRSRSALRYETGSLETLIKLIDRQEGFTLLPYLATLDMDEPRRARLRPLGDPKPVRQVSLLLHRNGLKRRLIDALRREILAHLPPEMAQATENRKLVGLR from the coding sequence ATGACGCTAACCCAACTCGAATACATCATCGCGGTCGATACATTCCGGCATTTTGCCACGGCGGCCCAGCACTGTCATGTGACGCAGCCAACGCTCAGCATGCAAATTCAGAAGCTGGAAGACGAGCTGGGGGTGCAGTTGTTCGACCGCTCGCGTCAGCCCGTAGTCCCGACCGAGGTGGGGCAGGTGATTCTGCTTCAGGCGCGGGAGGTGGTGCAGGCCGCCCGCCGTATTCCCGAGATTGTGAAGGAGTCGAGCGACGAAATTAGCGGGGAGCTCCGGCTCGGTATTATCCCGACGCTCGCGCCGTACCTGCTGCCGTTGTTTATCGGGTCGTTTATGAACCGGTTTGCGGGCGTCTCGGTGCAGATTCAGGAACTCACCACCGAACACATTGTGGAACAGCTGCGGAAGGGATTGCTCGACGTGGGCCTCGCCGTAACGCCCCTGCACGAGATGGGCCTTACCGAAAAGCCGCTGTTCGAAGAACCGTTTGTGGGGTACGTGGCCGATTCGCACCTGCTGGCCCGGCAACGGGAGTTGTCAGGGGCCGATTTGCAGGCGGATGGGCTCTGGCTGCTGACCGAAGGGCACTGCTTTCGCGATCAGGTAGTGAACCTCTGCGGGGCCGATTTACGCAGCCGGTCGGCCTTGCGGTACGAAACCGGCTCGCTCGAAACGCTCATCAAACTCATCGACCGGCAGGAGGGGTTTACATTGCTGCCGTATCTGGCCACGCTCGACATGGACGAGCCGCGCCGGGCTCGTTTGCGGCCGTTGGGCGACCCTAAGCCGGTGCGTCAGGTGAGTTTGCTCCTGCACCGCAACGGCCTCAAGCGTCGGCTCATCGACGCCCTGCGCCGGGAAATACTGGCTCATCTGCCGCCCGAAATGGCGCAAGCAACCGAAAACCGTAAACTGGTAGGATTACGCTGA
- a CDS encoding 1,4-dihydroxy-2-naphthoate polyprenyltransferase, with the protein MKSWIAAARPRTLPLALASIILGSFLAYATGHFSPTIAALACLTTVFLQVLSNFANDYGDAVSGKDTAERVGPRRAVATGDITKEAMFRGIVVTAVLSLVAGIWLLVEATRVGGQVVFWSFFILGLGCIAAAIGYTNGKRPYGYAGLGDIAVLIFFGWVGVLGTYYLHALTFDSLLLLPATSVGLFATGVLNINNIRDIETDAKTGKNSIPVRLGRAGAIQYHWALLLAGMICALLYSVMTSAPSVTYLYLLSFPLFVLNGRAVATHRQPGELNPRLGQLALSTLVFVLLFGIGQVLA; encoded by the coding sequence ATGAAATCCTGGATTGCCGCTGCGCGCCCCCGTACCTTACCATTAGCCCTGGCCAGTATTATTCTGGGAAGTTTTCTGGCCTATGCTACCGGCCATTTTAGCCCAACCATTGCCGCACTCGCCTGCCTGACAACGGTTTTTCTGCAAGTACTCTCCAACTTTGCCAACGATTATGGCGACGCCGTGTCGGGCAAAGACACCGCCGAGCGGGTAGGCCCACGCCGGGCCGTTGCTACGGGCGACATTACCAAAGAAGCCATGTTTCGGGGGATTGTAGTCACGGCGGTACTCTCGCTGGTGGCGGGTATCTGGCTCCTGGTGGAAGCAACCCGCGTGGGCGGGCAGGTGGTGTTCTGGTCGTTCTTTATTCTGGGTCTCGGCTGTATCGCGGCCGCTATCGGGTACACCAACGGCAAGCGACCATACGGGTATGCCGGTCTGGGCGACATTGCTGTGCTTATTTTTTTCGGCTGGGTGGGCGTGTTGGGCACCTACTATCTGCACGCCCTTACGTTCGATTCGCTGCTGCTGTTGCCCGCTACCAGCGTGGGGCTATTTGCCACGGGCGTACTGAATATCAACAACATCCGCGATATCGAAACCGACGCCAAAACGGGCAAAAACTCGATTCCGGTGCGGCTCGGGCGGGCGGGGGCTATTCAGTATCATTGGGCGCTGCTGCTGGCTGGCATGATCTGCGCCCTGCTGTATTCGGTGATGACCTCGGCCCCATCGGTCACGTACCTCTACCTGCTTTCGTTTCCGCTGTTTGTGCTCAACGGCCGGGCGGTAGCCACCCACCGGCAACCGGGCGAGCTAAACCCACGGCTGGGGCAACTGGCCCTTTCGACGCTCGTATTTGTCCTGCTGTTCGGTATTGGGCAAGTGTTGGCCTAA
- a CDS encoding glutathione peroxidase, with protein sequence MSLSTLVKGIFSDKKAAASAPAHMEAPAKTLFDFTVKSLDGKTIDLGKYKGKKVVILNTASKCGYTPQYADWEKFYKTHGDKIVVLGFPANNFAGQEPGSNDDIATFCQKNYGVTFPMFEKVEVVGDNQHPLYKWLSKKELNGWNDKAPTWNFCKYVINEQGQLTNFFASGVKPDDAEFKKAVGI encoded by the coding sequence ATGTCACTCTCAACACTTGTCAAAGGCATTTTCAGCGACAAAAAAGCCGCTGCTTCTGCCCCTGCACACATGGAAGCCCCCGCAAAAACGCTGTTTGATTTTACCGTAAAATCGCTCGACGGCAAAACCATTGACCTTGGCAAATACAAGGGCAAGAAAGTGGTGATTCTGAATACAGCCTCGAAATGCGGCTATACCCCCCAGTACGCCGACTGGGAGAAATTCTACAAAACGCACGGCGACAAAATTGTGGTACTGGGGTTCCCGGCCAACAACTTTGCCGGTCAGGAGCCCGGTAGCAACGATGATATTGCTACTTTCTGCCAGAAAAACTACGGCGTTACGTTCCCGATGTTCGAGAAAGTGGAAGTAGTGGGCGACAATCAGCACCCGCTGTATAAGTGGCTCTCTAAAAAAGAGCTGAACGGCTGGAACGACAAAGCGCCTACCTGGAACTTCTGCAAGTACGTGATCAACGAGCAGGGTCAGCTGACCAACTTCTTCGCGTCGGGTGTGAAGCCAGACGACGCTGAGTTTAAGAAGGCAGTCGGAATTTAA
- the argS gene encoding arginine--tRNA ligase has translation MDLQAQLKAAIGQAITTIYGETVSDITLQPTKKEFEGLYTFVTFPLTKALRKSPVEIGQTIGQWLQENTDVVSRFNVVQGFLNLSVADSVWTDLLTALRTEAPAPAHRGSVMVEFSSPNTNKPLHLGHLRNNFLGESVSRILEANGFDVVRACIVNDRGIHICKSMLAYQKFGQLPNGTWETPESAGLKGDHLIGKYYVLFDKAYKAQIEQLVAEGMDKEKAEKQAPLILEAQAMLRRWEQGDAETVALWKQMNEWVYAGFDATYRKIGTHFDKTYYESQTYLLGKEVVEEGLQKGVFYRKDDGSVWIDLTAEGLDQKLVLRSDGTSVYITQDLGTTDLKFNDFGNDRSIWVVGNEQDYHFQVLFSIMRRLGRPYAEGCYHLSYGMVDLPSGKMKSREGTVVDADDLVSTVTEAARTAADEATKGKVDEFTADEQATLFQMVGLGALKYFLLKVDAQKRMLFNPAESVDVHGHTGPFIQYTYARTRSIMRKAAEQGLAVPAELPAVSFHPTEQQLLFLLSQYTQRVAEAGDDYAPSYIAQYAYELAKTFNQFYADVSILNEPDARILIVRLALTDLVGQTIKKAMGLLGIEVPEKM, from the coding sequence ATGGATTTACAAGCGCAACTAAAGGCCGCCATCGGGCAGGCGATCACCACGATTTACGGCGAAACCGTTTCTGATATCACCCTCCAGCCTACTAAAAAAGAGTTCGAGGGCCTTTACACGTTCGTTACCTTTCCGCTCACCAAAGCCCTCCGCAAGTCGCCCGTCGAAATTGGGCAGACCATCGGGCAGTGGTTGCAGGAAAACACCGATGTGGTCAGCCGATTCAACGTGGTGCAGGGCTTTCTGAACCTGAGCGTTGCCGATTCGGTCTGGACCGATCTGCTCACGGCTCTGCGTACCGAGGCCCCCGCCCCAGCCCATCGTGGCTCGGTGATGGTCGAGTTTTCGTCGCCCAACACCAACAAGCCATTGCACCTGGGTCACTTACGTAACAATTTTCTGGGCGAATCGGTTAGCCGAATTCTCGAAGCCAACGGTTTCGACGTGGTGCGGGCCTGTATTGTCAACGACCGGGGCATCCATATTTGTAAGTCGATGCTGGCCTACCAGAAGTTTGGACAACTACCCAACGGCACCTGGGAGACGCCCGAATCGGCCGGTCTTAAAGGCGACCACCTGATCGGCAAATACTACGTGCTGTTCGACAAGGCCTATAAAGCCCAGATTGAGCAGTTGGTGGCCGAGGGCATGGACAAAGAAAAGGCCGAAAAGCAGGCTCCGCTCATTCTGGAGGCACAGGCCATGCTCCGCCGGTGGGAACAGGGCGATGCCGAGACGGTGGCCCTCTGGAAGCAAATGAACGAGTGGGTGTATGCCGGTTTCGACGCGACCTACCGCAAAATCGGTACCCACTTCGACAAGACGTATTACGAATCACAAACCTACCTGCTGGGTAAAGAGGTGGTGGAAGAAGGCCTCCAGAAAGGTGTTTTCTACCGTAAAGACGACGGTTCGGTCTGGATTGACCTCACCGCCGAGGGCCTCGACCAGAAACTCGTGCTCCGCTCCGACGGCACCTCGGTGTACATCACGCAGGACCTGGGCACCACCGACCTGAAGTTCAACGACTTCGGAAACGACCGTTCCATCTGGGTGGTGGGCAACGAGCAGGACTACCATTTTCAGGTGCTGTTCTCGATTATGCGTCGGCTGGGCCGCCCTTATGCCGAGGGTTGCTACCACCTCTCATACGGCATGGTCGACCTGCCCTCGGGCAAGATGAAGTCACGCGAGGGCACCGTGGTCGATGCCGACGATCTGGTATCGACCGTGACCGAGGCCGCCCGCACCGCTGCCGACGAAGCCACCAAAGGCAAGGTCGACGAGTTTACGGCCGATGAGCAGGCCACCTTGTTTCAGATGGTCGGACTGGGGGCGCTCAAGTACTTCCTGCTCAAGGTAGATGCCCAAAAACGGATGCTATTCAATCCGGCCGAGTCGGTCGATGTGCACGGACATACGGGGCCGTTTATCCAGTACACCTACGCCCGTACACGCTCCATCATGCGCAAGGCAGCCGAGCAGGGGCTGGCTGTTCCGGCCGAGCTGCCCGCGGTGTCGTTCCACCCGACGGAGCAGCAACTGCTGTTTTTGCTGAGTCAGTACACGCAGCGAGTAGCCGAAGCCGGCGACGATTACGCGCCTTCGTACATTGCCCAATACGCGTACGAACTGGCCAAGACGTTCAATCAGTTCTACGCCGACGTTTCGATTCTGAACGAACCAGACGCCCGCATACTGATCGTGCGGTTGGCACTAACCGACCTGGTGGGGCAGACCATCAAGAAAGCCATGGGGCTGCTGGGCATTGAGGTACCCGAGAAAATGTAA
- a CDS encoding class I SAM-dependent methyltransferase: MQLSISPDNPLEWLALRADIVPWPLAHVQIMPVVAKAVLEAADKGVFEAVAAGADTVAAVAQTCNLHPKATRELMGLLTALRYFKYHNERFTLTKSARKWVLKDNPESVYGMMLFNNRVMWPWLDKMGEYLQTGKGIHYHDHLTAEEWQYYQNAMLAATGTEAKEFGRKAPVAKTATDMLDIGGSHGQHSVALCRRIPTLRSTILDLPEAIAQAAPLLARLGLGERVQHRPGNALTDDFGHEQYDVILMSSLAHHFNDEQNRAVAQKVARALRPGGVYIINEFIRPETGAKPELVGGSTDLFYGLTSTAGNYSVAEIKDWQAGAGLKPHRIINYLTIPGRAMVVAKK, translated from the coding sequence ATGCAGCTATCCATTTCTCCCGACAACCCCCTCGAATGGCTCGCCCTGCGGGCCGACATTGTGCCTTGGCCGCTTGCCCATGTGCAGATTATGCCCGTTGTGGCCAAAGCCGTGCTCGAAGCCGCCGACAAAGGGGTGTTTGAGGCCGTAGCCGCCGGGGCCGACACAGTAGCCGCTGTTGCCCAAACCTGCAACCTGCACCCCAAAGCCACCCGCGAGCTAATGGGTCTGCTCACGGCCTTGCGGTATTTTAAGTACCATAACGAACGATTTACCCTGACCAAATCGGCCCGGAAATGGGTGCTCAAAGACAATCCCGAGTCGGTGTACGGTATGATGCTGTTTAACAACCGGGTGATGTGGCCTTGGCTCGATAAAATGGGCGAGTACCTGCAAACCGGCAAGGGGATTCACTACCATGACCACCTGACGGCCGAAGAGTGGCAATACTACCAGAACGCTATGCTGGCCGCTACCGGTACCGAAGCAAAAGAGTTTGGCCGCAAAGCGCCCGTTGCCAAAACGGCTACCGATATGCTCGACATTGGTGGTTCGCACGGACAGCACTCGGTGGCACTTTGCCGCCGGATTCCAACCCTCCGCTCCACCATTCTGGACTTACCTGAGGCCATCGCGCAGGCTGCCCCGCTGCTGGCCCGGCTGGGGTTGGGCGAGCGCGTACAACACCGGCCGGGCAACGCCCTCACCGATGATTTTGGCCACGAACAGTACGATGTGATTCTGATGTCGAGCCTGGCGCATCATTTCAACGATGAACAAAACCGGGCCGTGGCGCAGAAAGTAGCGCGGGCCCTTCGGCCGGGTGGGGTTTACATCATCAATGAGTTTATTCGGCCCGAAACCGGTGCCAAACCCGAGTTGGTCGGCGGCTCTACCGACTTGTTTTATGGCCTCACGAGTACGGCCGGTAACTACTCCGTTGCCGAAATAAAAGACTGGCAAGCCGGGGCCGGGCTCAAACCACACCGCATAATCAATTACCTGACCATACCCGGCCGGGCCATGGTGGTGGCAAAAAAATAG
- a CDS encoding polyprenol monophosphomannose synthase, with translation MRECLVVIPTYNEIENIEAIIRKVFSLRDPNGRADECPFDLLIVDDGSPDGTAQVVRDIRAEMAGTATVARLHLLERKGKLGLGTAYLDGFRWGMAQGYNYFFEMDADFSHNPDDLIRLYHACAREGADVAVGSRYIKGVNVVNWPMGRVLMSYFAGVYVRFVTGMPIMDPTAGFICYTRRVLDTILQNRIRFVGYAFQIEMKFTCWKYGFRLVEVPIIFTDRTKGTSKMSTKIFKEAVFGVLQMKIGSFFRHYIPGKPALAIEEAKVSA, from the coding sequence GTGAGAGAATGCTTAGTGGTCATCCCGACCTACAATGAGATCGAGAATATTGAAGCCATTATCCGCAAAGTGTTTTCGCTGCGCGATCCCAATGGCCGGGCCGACGAATGCCCATTTGACCTGCTGATTGTCGACGATGGGTCGCCCGACGGTACGGCACAGGTGGTGCGCGACATTCGGGCCGAGATGGCGGGCACGGCTACAGTCGCCCGCTTACACCTGCTCGAACGAAAAGGTAAACTCGGTTTGGGAACGGCGTATCTGGATGGTTTCCGGTGGGGGATGGCGCAGGGGTACAACTACTTTTTTGAGATGGACGCCGACTTCTCGCATAACCCCGATGATCTGATTCGGCTGTACCATGCCTGCGCCCGTGAGGGGGCCGATGTGGCCGTGGGTTCACGCTACATCAAAGGTGTCAACGTGGTAAACTGGCCTATGGGCCGGGTGCTGATGTCGTACTTTGCCGGGGTGTACGTGCGGTTTGTGACGGGAATGCCCATCATGGATCCGACGGCGGGCTTTATCTGCTACACGCGCCGGGTACTCGACACGATTTTGCAAAACCGGATTCGATTTGTGGGGTATGCCTTCCAGATTGAGATGAAGTTTACCTGCTGGAAATACGGTTTCCGGCTCGTTGAGGTGCCTATCATCTTCACCGACCGTACCAAAGGCACCTCCAAAATGTCGACCAAGATTTTCAAGGAAGCCGTTTTTGGGGTTCTTCAAATGAAAATCGGCTCGTTTTTTCGGCATTATATCCCCGGCAAGCCTGCATTGGCAATCGAAGAGGCCAAAGTAAGTGCGTAG
- a CDS encoding SDR family oxidoreductase — translation MMRILITGANGLLGQKLVDLLSNNPEVELIATARGANRLPYTEGYTYRSMDITDEQEVLEVIGDVRPDAVIHGAAMTDVDKCEREKDACWAQNVTAVEYIVEACRQTDAFLCHVSTDFIFDGAAGPYDEQAQGNPISFYGWSKYAAEKVVINAGQVGKPIRWAIARTVLVYGIAHDMSRSNIILWVKKSLEDGKNIQVVTDQFRSPTLAEDLAAGCALIATQQAEGIFNISGKEVLTPYEMAIQTADFFGLDKSLIAQADGSTFKQIARRPPRTGFDITKAQTVLGYNPRSFSEGIAILAEQISQR, via the coding sequence ATTATGCGTATACTCATTACGGGTGCCAACGGGCTGTTGGGCCAGAAATTAGTGGATCTATTGTCGAACAACCCCGAGGTCGAACTGATTGCGACCGCGCGCGGGGCCAACCGACTACCCTACACCGAAGGCTACACCTACCGGAGTATGGACATCACGGACGAGCAGGAAGTGCTCGAGGTAATAGGCGACGTACGGCCCGATGCCGTGATTCACGGAGCCGCCATGACCGATGTGGACAAGTGCGAGCGCGAAAAAGACGCCTGCTGGGCGCAGAACGTGACCGCCGTAGAATACATAGTAGAGGCTTGCCGACAAACCGACGCCTTTCTGTGCCATGTCTCAACCGACTTTATTTTCGATGGAGCTGCCGGCCCGTACGATGAGCAGGCACAGGGTAACCCTATCAGTTTCTACGGCTGGAGCAAGTATGCAGCCGAAAAAGTGGTGATAAACGCCGGTCAGGTAGGCAAACCCATTCGCTGGGCCATTGCCCGGACGGTGCTGGTGTACGGCATTGCCCACGATATGAGCCGCAGCAACATTATTCTTTGGGTGAAGAAGTCGCTCGAAGACGGCAAGAATATTCAGGTAGTGACCGATCAGTTTCGGAGCCCAACGCTGGCCGAAGACCTGGCGGCCGGTTGCGCCCTCATTGCGACCCAACAGGCAGAAGGTATTTTTAATATCTCCGGCAAAGAAGTACTCACGCCCTACGAAATGGCGATTCAAACGGCCGATTTCTTCGGTCTCGACAAGTCATTGATTGCGCAGGCCGACGGCTCTACGTTTAAGCAAATTGCCCGGCGCCCACCCCGCACGGGTTTCGATATCACTAAGGCCCAAACAGTACTCGGTTATAACCCACGCAGCTTCTCGGAAGGTATCGCCATTCTGGCCGAGCAGATTAGTCAGCGGTAA
- a CDS encoding peptidylprolyl isomerase yields MKTTLLLLLLLPVLAQAQNRRKKDFLVTLTTDFGTMRLLLHDQTPKHKDNFIKLVNDKFYDGLLFHRVIERFMIQGGDPNSKAAEADRPLGSGDVGYKIPAEFVPTLFHKKGALAAARDGNPEKASSGCQFYIVQGRVWDDAGMQQQISRIRNMSGHVPTPEQQKVYQTLGGSPHLDGNYTVFGQVVEGLAVVDSIAKQPRSAQDRPLKDVRMTVSGKWVKKKKLAKLYQVQF; encoded by the coding sequence GTGAAGACTACCCTACTCCTACTCCTTTTACTACCTGTGCTGGCTCAGGCACAGAACCGCCGGAAAAAAGACTTTCTGGTCACGCTGACAACGGACTTTGGCACCATGCGGCTCCTGCTGCACGACCAGACTCCGAAACACAAAGACAACTTCATTAAACTCGTCAACGATAAGTTTTACGACGGGCTATTGTTTCACCGCGTCATTGAGCGGTTTATGATTCAGGGGGGAGACCCTAACTCCAAAGCAGCCGAAGCCGACCGACCACTCGGCAGTGGCGATGTAGGCTACAAGATCCCGGCCGAGTTTGTCCCGACTCTGTTTCACAAAAAAGGCGCGTTGGCCGCAGCCCGCGACGGCAACCCCGAGAAGGCATCGAGCGGTTGTCAGTTTTACATTGTGCAGGGACGCGTGTGGGACGATGCCGGCATGCAGCAGCAGATCAGCCGGATTCGGAACATGAGCGGCCACGTACCCACCCCCGAACAGCAGAAGGTGTACCAAACGCTGGGCGGCAGCCCTCACCTCGACGGTAACTATACCGTGTTTGGGCAGGTGGTTGAGGGCTTGGCCGTGGTCGACAGCATTGCCAAACAACCCCGCTCCGCACAGGACCGCCCGCTGAAAGACGTGCGAATGACCGTTTCGGGGAAATGGGTCAAAAAGAAGAAGTTAGCGAAACTATATCAGGTTCAGTTCTGA
- a CDS encoding ABC transporter ATP-binding protein, translated as MLTTQSLTFAYGSDKQFVFPDLHCADREALLILGRSGTGKTTLLHLLALLLKPHKGSVVIHNTDLTQLSAAETAAFRAKHVGIVYQKPHFVGSLSVLDNLVLANYLAGQPQHKDRARQLAAQLGFSDRLDKKPNQLSQGEQQRVSIARAVMNGPSVILADEPTSSLDDTNTDRVIDLLRQQSEQIGASLVVVTHDQRLKDAFANRVNL; from the coding sequence ATGTTAACAACCCAGTCACTAACGTTTGCTTACGGCTCCGACAAACAATTTGTCTTTCCAGACCTTCACTGTGCCGACCGCGAGGCTCTGCTGATTCTGGGTCGTTCGGGCACTGGCAAAACCACCCTGCTCCACCTGTTGGCCCTGCTGCTGAAGCCGCACAAGGGGTCAGTTGTGATTCATAATACCGACCTGACGCAACTCAGCGCGGCCGAGACGGCCGCCTTCCGGGCTAAGCATGTGGGTATTGTTTACCAGAAACCGCACTTTGTGGGGTCACTGTCGGTGCTCGACAACCTCGTACTGGCCAATTATCTGGCCGGGCAACCGCAACATAAAGACCGCGCCCGCCAATTGGCCGCCCAGTTGGGTTTTTCAGACCGGCTCGACAAGAAACCCAACCAACTGAGCCAGGGCGAACAACAACGGGTAAGTATTGCCCGGGCGGTAATGAACGGGCCGAGTGTTATTCTGGCCGACGAACCGACCTCCAGCCTCGACGACACCAATACCGACCGGGTAATTGATCTGCTACGCCAGCAATCGGAGCAGATTGGGGCCAGTTTGGTGGTTGTTACCCATGATCAACGCCTGAAAGACGCCTTTGCGAATCGAGTCAACTTGTGA
- the purN gene encoding phosphoribosylglycinamide formyltransferase: protein MKKIALFASGSGSNAEKIADYFAEHEGVSVNLVLTNNPKAGVIERARRGFGTGRVHTPVVVFDRPTFYQTNQIIELLQNQAVDLIVLAGFMWLVPAQLVQAFPNRIVNIHPALLPKFGGKGMYGHFVHEAVVAAGEPESGITIHFVNEHYDEGAVIYQASCPVAPTDTPDEVARKVQVLEHAHYPRVVAEVLASL from the coding sequence TTGAAAAAAATAGCCCTTTTCGCATCTGGATCCGGTAGCAATGCCGAAAAAATAGCCGACTATTTCGCCGAGCACGAGGGTGTTTCGGTAAACCTTGTTCTGACCAACAACCCCAAAGCCGGTGTAATTGAGCGCGCCCGCCGGGGCTTTGGTACGGGGCGGGTGCATACACCGGTGGTTGTGTTTGATCGCCCGACGTTTTACCAGACCAATCAGATCATCGAGCTGCTACAGAACCAGGCCGTCGACCTGATTGTACTGGCCGGTTTTATGTGGCTAGTGCCCGCCCAACTGGTGCAGGCGTTCCCGAATCGAATTGTGAATATCCACCCGGCCCTGTTGCCTAAGTTCGGCGGAAAAGGCATGTACGGTCATTTTGTACACGAGGCCGTGGTGGCCGCCGGGGAGCCCGAATCCGGTATTACGATTCACTTCGTCAACGAACACTATGATGAGGGGGCGGTTATTTATCAGGCAAGCTGCCCCGTAGCGCCAACCGATACCCCCGACGAGGTAGCGCGCAAGGTACAGGTGCTCGAACACGCGCATTACCCACGGGTGGTGGCCGAGGTGCTGGCTTCGCTCTAA